The DNA sequence GTAGTTGTTGACCCAGTAGTTCCAGATCAAATCATTGGGCCGCATCCAGGCAAATACCCTGGCCATGTCACGGCCGTCGAGCACACCCTGCTGGTAGGAACGCCGCTTGGCCGATTCGATCGCCTGCTCGTCGGCGAACAGGGACGCAGGGCTCTCGATCTGGCTGTCCAGCAGGCTGACCAGGTAGGTCGCGCTACTGATACGGCGCAGCTGTCGCTTGGCCTGCAGGTGCCCCTGCAGGGCCGCCATGGTCAAGCCGCCGGCACAGGCGCCCATCAGGTGGACTTCGCGGCTGCCGGTAATGGCCCGGCAGACATTCATGGCTTCTTCAAGGGCTTCGACATAGCTGGACATTCCCCATTCCCGGTGCCGGGCATCGGGGTTGCGCCAACTGACCATGAAGGTTTGCAGGCCGTTTTTCAGTGCGTACTGGACGAAGCTGTTCGACGGGCTCAAGTCGAAGATGTAGAACTTGTTGATCTGCGGCGGCACGATCAGCAATGGGCGGGCGTACTGTTTTTCACTCATGGGCTTGTACTGGATCAGCTCCAGCAACTCATTGCGAAAGACCACCGAGCCCGGGGTGGTCGCCAGCGACTTGCCGATCTCGAAGGCGTGCTTGTTGACCTGGCTGGGCAGCCCATGATTGTGGCGCAGGTCATCGAGCAGGTGGTTGAGGCCCTTGACCAGGCTCATCCCTCCAGAGTTGTAGAGCTCCTTGATCGCCAGCGGGTTGAGCAGCGAGTTGGTCGGTGACAGCGCATCATTGAGCAAGGCGAAGACGAAATGCGCACGGGCCCGGTCATCGGCACTCAGCTGGCTTTCGTCGATCCAGTGCTTGATCTGTTTCTGCCAGCTCAGGTAGGCCTGCAGGCCGCGGCGGTAGAAGGGGTTGAGGCTCCAGGTCGGGTCGTTGAAACGACTGTCGCGCGCGTTGGGGTGGTGCAGCGTATCGCCGAGTAGAACGCGACCCAATTGCCCGCCCAGGGCCAGGGCATGTTTGGCCGTGTGCAGAGGGTGGCGCAGGCTGTGACGTGTCACGCTGCGCAGGGTCGAAATCAGGTCGCGCCCGCGCAGGCCGGTAATTGCGCTTTGCGCATTGATGAATGCGGCGGGCGTCGGGACCGATCCCTTCGCTGGTTTGTCTTTCATGGGGCAACACTCCGTCGTCAGGCCATCAACAAACTAAATCAATGCAAAAGAGACACCATCTCAGGCAATCGAATTGCCTAGGATCCGCTGCTGGGAGCTGGTTGCGGATGCATGACCGCGCGTCGGCGCTCTTGCTGGAGAAACTTCATGATGATCGGTGCGACGGCCTCGGCCCTGGTAATCAGGAACAAATGACCGTCGTCGATTATGTGTAGCTGGGCATTGGGAATCCGCCAGGCCAACAGACGCATATTGATCAAGGGAATCAGCGGGTCGTCGTCACCGGCCAGGACCAGCGTCGGCTGATGGATCTTGTGCAGCCAGTGAATGCTGGTCCAGCCCAGCCCCGCGAACAGCTGCCAGTAGTAGCCCAGTTTGCCGGATGAGCGAACCTTGGACGCATAGGCCAGGGCCAGGTCCGGATCGCGCCGAAAAGCACCGCCATAGATTTCCGGGGCGATACGGATCACGTGCGAGGGTTGCACGTAGCGCCGGGGGCTGGCCATCAACCAGAGGACCCTGGGTCTGCCGGGCACCATCACCGCACCGGCTGCCGTTGCCGCCAGCACCAGTTTCTTGCAGCGCTCGGGGAAGTCGTGGGCGAACTGTTGTGCCAACGCTCCACCCCAGGAGACGCCGATCACGTTGACCTGGCCATAGTCCAGGTAATCGAGCATGCGTGCGGTCAACTTCGCCAGGCCCGGAAAGCGGTAGGGGTGTCGGGGTGTCGAAGAACCACCGACGCCAGGGACGTCGAAGGCGATGACTTCCAGATCGGGGTCAAGGGCCTGGATGAAGGGGAACACCAGCTCCAGGTTGGCGCCGATGCCGTTGAAGATAAGCAAGGGCGTCAGGTGTGGCTTGCCTGGGCGGACCGCAGTGCGGATGGTCTGGCCACCCAGGTTTACGGTACGAAAGATGAACGGTTGCGGCATGCGCTGAACCCTTTGGGTTGAAACTGCCGGCCAGGCTTCCCTGCCTGACCGGGTTAATCGAGGCCAGGCCTCATGTATGCGTGGTGCGCCTTGTCGCCAAAGAGCTGCCGCAGCCTGTGGCGAGGCTGCGGTCACACGTTATCGATCAACGCTCATGCACATAAGTGCCTGGAGCTGCCTCGCCGGCAGGGAAGTTTTTGTTGCCCAGGATGGTCGGCGCTTTCTTGAGCTTGCCGGAG is a window from the Pseudomonas sp. LS1212 genome containing:
- the phaC gene encoding class II poly(R)-hydroxyalkanoic acid synthase; the encoded protein is MKDKPAKGSVPTPAAFINAQSAITGLRGRDLISTLRSVTRHSLRHPLHTAKHALALGGQLGRVLLGDTLHHPNARDSRFNDPTWSLNPFYRRGLQAYLSWQKQIKHWIDESQLSADDRARAHFVFALLNDALSPTNSLLNPLAIKELYNSGGMSLVKGLNHLLDDLRHNHGLPSQVNKHAFEIGKSLATTPGSVVFRNELLELIQYKPMSEKQYARPLLIVPPQINKFYIFDLSPSNSFVQYALKNGLQTFMVSWRNPDARHREWGMSSYVEALEEAMNVCRAITGSREVHLMGACAGGLTMAALQGHLQAKRQLRRISSATYLVSLLDSQIESPASLFADEQAIESAKRRSYQQGVLDGRDMARVFAWMRPNDLIWNYWVNNYLLGKEPPAFDILYWNNDNTRLPAALHGDLLDFFKHNPLTRAGGLEVCGTPIDLQKVNVDSFNVAGINDHITPWDAVYRSTLLLGGNRRFVLSNSGHIQSILNPPSNPKANYIENSTLSSDPRAWYYDADQVEGSWWPQWLGWIQERSGAQRETLMALGNQNYPPMEAAPGTYVHVR
- the phaZ gene encoding poly(3-hydroxyalkanoate) depolymerase yields the protein MPQPFIFRTVNLGGQTIRTAVRPGKPHLTPLLIFNGIGANLELVFPFIQALDPDLEVIAFDVPGVGGSSTPRHPYRFPGLAKLTARMLDYLDYGQVNVIGVSWGGALAQQFAHDFPERCKKLVLAATAAGAVMVPGRPRVLWLMASPRRYVQPSHVIRIAPEIYGGAFRRDPDLALAYASKVRSSGKLGYYWQLFAGLGWTSIHWLHKIHQPTLVLAGDDDPLIPLINMRLLAWRIPNAQLHIIDDGHLFLITRAEAVAPIIMKFLQQERRRAVMHPQPAPSSGS